The following are encoded in a window of Mycobacterium sp. ELW1 genomic DNA:
- a CDS encoding DUF4436 family protein, which yields MKIRLVAIVVVLIGAYIATISLYASTGLGEPAKLVQGAATSDGTTVTADLDEVHSARGELVANVTVIPGAALVNPVTHGLTEDLSLTVDSGVTPTIRTWAKGSTPGVVPVTLAMTGDPGSYPFDRYHAGPLIVEVALGDSTAVTRVSPSIFDRTPGWQFKAAPSTANAALGAYQLDVRRSPSTAAVVAILLVAR from the coding sequence ATGAAAATTCGCCTTGTGGCGATCGTTGTCGTCCTCATCGGCGCATACATCGCGACGATCTCGCTGTACGCGAGCACGGGTCTCGGCGAGCCCGCCAAACTCGTCCAGGGTGCGGCAACGTCGGATGGAACGACGGTCACCGCTGATCTGGACGAGGTTCATTCCGCTCGTGGCGAACTGGTCGCCAACGTGACAGTGATCCCAGGCGCGGCGCTGGTGAACCCGGTCACCCACGGTCTTACCGAGGATCTGAGCCTGACCGTCGATTCCGGAGTGACGCCGACGATCCGGACATGGGCCAAAGGCTCGACGCCGGGAGTCGTTCCGGTGACCTTGGCGATGACCGGCGACCCCGGCTCGTATCCTTTCGATCGGTATCACGCAGGCCCGCTGATCGTCGAGGTGGCCCTCGGCGACAGCACCGCGGTGACCCGGGTGTCGCCCTCGATATTCGATCGGACACCCGGCTGGCAGTTCAAGGCCGCCCCCAGCACCGCCAACGCCGCGCTCGGGGCCTACCAGTTGGACGTCCGGCGCTCGCCGAGCACCGCCGCGGTGGTGGCGATTCTTCTGGTGGCGCGGTGA
- a CDS encoding DUF4436 family protein, producing the protein MTIAVLAVTVSVQTLRDRRKFQPPMTTWFAAMLFAVVPLRNALPDAPTIGNWIDVTVILWVIVALVTSMALYIVCWWRHLNPTFDKL; encoded by the coding sequence GTGACCATCGCGGTACTGGCCGTCACGGTCTCGGTCCAGACGTTGCGCGATCGGCGCAAGTTCCAGCCGCCGATGACCACCTGGTTCGCTGCGATGCTCTTCGCAGTGGTGCCGCTGCGGAACGCTCTTCCGGACGCTCCCACGATTGGAAACTGGATCGATGTCACCGTCATCCTCTGGGTGATCGTCGCCCTGGTGACCTCGATGGCCCTCTACATCGTCTGTTGGTGGCGCCACCTGAACCCCACGTTCGACAAGCTGTGA